A window of Elgaria multicarinata webbii isolate HBS135686 ecotype San Diego chromosome 2, rElgMul1.1.pri, whole genome shotgun sequence contains these coding sequences:
- the FNTB gene encoding protein farnesyltransferase subunit beta, translated as MADGVFTHPGADRRRHRRGIDSLSMEPGRERLEDDGVRTLTSAEQTKVEDIVQEVFDIYKTNHHDAQFVLQREKHFHYLKRGLRQLTDAYECLDASRPWLCYWILHSLELLEEPIPESVASDVCQFLSHCQSPSGGFGGGPGQHPHLAPTYAAVNALCIIGTEEAYGVINREKLLEYLYSLKQPDGSFIMHIGGEVDVRSAYCAASVASLTNIVTPTLFERTAEWIARCQNWEGGIGGVPGMEAHGGYTFCGLAALVILKKEHVLNLKSLLHWVTSRQMRFEGGFQGRCNKLVDGCYSFWQAGLLPLLHRALHARGDPALSMTHWMFDQQALQEYILLCCQCPAGGLLDKPGKSRDFYHTCYCLSGLSIAQHFGSGDLLHEVVLGVPENRLQPTHPVYNISPDKVVQAVMHFLTKPVPSAKEETAAN; from the exons ATGGCGGATGGTGTTTTCACTCACCCCGGCGCTGACAGAAGACGCCACCGACGCGGCATcgacagcctcagcatggagcCAGGTCGGGAGAGGCTGGAGGATGACGGAGTTCGGACCCTCACTTCGGCTGAACAG ACAAAAGTAGAGGATATAGTCCAAGAAGTCTTTGACATTTACAAGACAAATCATCACGACGCTCA GTTTGTTCTGCAGCGGGAGAAGCACTTCCACTACTTGAAGAGGGGGCTGAGACAACTGACAGATGCCTATGAG TGTCTGGATGCCAGCCGCCCGTGGTTGTGCTACTGGATCCTGCACAGTCTGGAACTGCTCGAGGAGCCCATCCCAGAGTCTGTAGCTTCAGA CGTGTGCCAGTTCCTGAGCCACTGTCAGAGTCCCAGTGGAGGGTTTGGAGGGGGACCAGGCCAGCATCCCCATCTGGCTCCTACCTATGCAGCTGTCAATGCGCTCTGCATTATCGGCACCGAAGAGGCGTACGGTGTTATCAACAG GGAGAAGCTCCTGGAGTATCTCTATTCCCTGAAGCAGCCTGATGGCTCCTTCATCATGCACATAGGGGGAGAAGTGGATGTCAG GAGTGCGTATTGTGCCGCATCGGTGGCTTCGCTGACCAACATTGTTACGCCGACACTCTTTGAAAGGACAGCAGAGTGGATAGCAAG ATGTCAGAACTGGGAGGGTGGGATTGGTGGTGTCCCTGGCATGGAGGCTCACGGAGGATACACTTTCTGTGGACTGGCAGCTCTGGTTATTCTAAAAAAAGAACACGTCTTGAATCTGAAAAGCTTGTTG CACTGGGTGACAAGCCGCCAGATGCGTTTTGAAGGAGGGTTTCAGGGTCGTTGTAACAAGCTGGTAGACGGCTGCTATTCGTTCTGGCAGGCTGGTCTGCTGCCTCTCCTACATCGAGCACTGCATGCCAGAG GTGACCCGGCCCTCAGCATGACACACTGGATGTTCGACCAGCAGGCCCTGCAAGAGTACATCCTGCTATGCTGCCAGTGTCCTGCAGGGGGCCTCTTGGACAAACCGGGCAA ATCACGGGATTTTTACCACACCTGTTACTGCCTGAGTGGACTATCTATAGCACAGCATTTTGGCAGCGGAGACCTCCTCCACGAAGTCGTGCTAGGAGTGCCAGAGAATCGCCTG CAGCCTACACATCCGGTCTACAACATCTCCCCTGACAAAGTGGTGCAAGCAGTCATGCACTTCCTGACGAAGCCCGTTCCCAGCGCCAAGGAGGAGACGGCTGCCAACTGA